The sequence AAAAATTAGAAGCTAAAGGTGCAGTAATCCATATGGAAACTGACATTGAGAAAATAGATTTTGATAATAAAATAGTGTATGCAGTAACAAAAGAAGGAAAGCATATAGAGGAAACTTATGATAAAATTATTTTAGCTACAGGTTCTCTTCCAATAGTTCCAAATATTCCAGGTAAAGATTTAGAAAATGTTCAATTTGTAAAGTTATATCAAGATGCAGCTTCAGTAATTGAAAAATTAAAGCATAAAGAAATAGAAAATATAACAGTAGTAGGAGCAGGATATATAGGAGTAGAACTTGCAGAAGCTTTTGAGCGTCATGGAAAAAAAGTAACTCTTATAGATTCAGCTGAAACTTGTCTACCAAATTATTATGATGAAGAATTTACAGAAATGATGAAGAATAATTTAAAATCTCATAATATAAATCTTCAATTTGGACAGCTAGTAAAGGAAATAAAAGGAAATGGAAAAGTAGAAGAAGTTGTTACAGATAAAGGAACATATAAGTCAGATATGGTAATTCTTGCAATAGGATTTAAACCTAATAATGCTCTTGGAAAAGATAAACTTGAACTATATAAAAATGGAGCATATAAAGTTGACTTGAAACAAGAAACAAGTATTAAAGATGTTTATGCAATAGGAGATTGTGCAACAGTATTTGACAATTCTATTCATGAGACAAACTATATAGCTCTTGCAACAAATGCAGTTCGTTCAGGGGTTGTAGCAGCTCATAATATTTGTGGTACAGAAATAGAATCAGAAGGTGTACAGGGATCTAATGGGATTTCTATCTATGGTCTTAATATGGTTTCAACAGGTTTAACTTTGAAAAAAGCAAAATTATTAGGTATGAATGCTGTTGCAACAGATTATGAAGACCTTCAGAAGCCTGCATTTATTAAGAAAAATAATCCTGTAAAAATAAGAATAGTTTATGATTTTGATACTAGAAAAATATTAGGAGCTCAAATGGCTTCAAAAGAAGATATTTCTATGGGAATTCATATGTTCTCACTAGCTATTCAAGAAGGAGTGACAATTGATAAATTAAAACTTTTAGATATTTTATTCCTTCCACATTTTAATCAACCATATAATTATATAACAATGGCTGCATTAACAGCGAAATAAAAATTAGAAAATATTTTATAATAAGAACTGGCATGAAATAAATAAAGTTAGTTGATTTTAAAAAATGATATTTAATTATAAAAAGGATTGATTTCTATATTTATAGAAGTTAATCCTTTTAATTTTATCAATTTTTTATTTTTTTTACACTATCTTTACAAAAGTTATATGCTCTTATTACACATTGATTTTATCATATATTAAAAAGTATGAGGAGGAATGTGTGTTATGGATTATGGTGTAATAGATTTGGGATCTAATACAATAAGATTATCTGTATTTAGATATGAAGAGGGAAAAATAAGACTTGTTCAGAACAAAAAAACAATAGCAGGTCTAGCATCTTGTATAAAAGATGGTGGCCTTAC is a genomic window of Fusobacterium perfoetens containing:
- the nox gene encoding H2O-forming NADH oxidase translates to MSKIVVVGANHAGTAAINTILDNYKGNEVVVFDRNSNISFLGCGMALWIGNQIDGPEGLFYSSKEKLEAKGAVIHMETDIEKIDFDNKIVYAVTKEGKHIEETYDKIILATGSLPIVPNIPGKDLENVQFVKLYQDAASVIEKLKHKEIENITVVGAGYIGVELAEAFERHGKKVTLIDSAETCLPNYYDEEFTEMMKNNLKSHNINLQFGQLVKEIKGNGKVEEVVTDKGTYKSDMVILAIGFKPNNALGKDKLELYKNGAYKVDLKQETSIKDVYAIGDCATVFDNSIHETNYIALATNAVRSGVVAAHNICGTEIESEGVQGSNGISIYGLNMVSTGLTLKKAKLLGMNAVATDYEDLQKPAFIKKNNPVKIRIVYDFDTRKILGAQMASKEDISMGIHMFSLAIQEGVTIDKLKLLDILFLPHFNQPYNYITMAALTAK